One segment of Hemibagrus wyckioides isolate EC202008001 linkage group LG05, SWU_Hwy_1.0, whole genome shotgun sequence DNA contains the following:
- the upb1 gene encoding beta-ureidopropionase isoform X1, which translates to MSECVFESLENTLETYIPDAELGEIKRILYGNELRKLTLPQTALDAALEKDFVLQGYVFEAAPEQLRAPRVVRVGLIQNKIILPTDAPVLDQIIALHKRVGEIVEVAAICGVNIVCFQEAWTMPFAFCTREREPWTEFAESAEDGFTTHFCQKLAKKYNMVIVSPILERDEIHGGTLWNTAVVVSNTGTVLGKSRKNHIPRVGDFNESTYYMEGNTDHRVFQTQFGKIAVNICYGRHHPLNWLMYSMHGAEIIFNPSATVGALSEPLWSIEARNAAIANHCFTCAINRVGMEYFKNEFTSGDGKKAHHDFGYFYGSSYVAAPDGSRSPGLSRTQDGLLIAELDLNLNQQSADKWNFKMTGRYELYAKELAQAVQHDFKPNIVKE; encoded by the exons ATGTCTGAATGTGTATTTGAGTCACTCGAAAATACGTTGGAAACATATATTCCAGATGCGGAACTCGGAGAAATTAAACGCATTTTATATGGAAATGAACTGAG GAAGTTGACCCTACCCCAGACTGCACTGGATGCTGCATTGGAGAAGGATTTTGTTTTGCAGGGTTATGTCTTTGAGGCAGCACCAGAGCAGCTAAGGGCACCTAGGGTTGTGCGGGTGGGACTCATCCAAAACAAGATAATTCTTCCAACTGATGCTCCTGTACTTGACCAA ATTATAGCCCTGCACAAGCGAGTGGGTGAGATAGTCGAAGTAGCTGCTATTTGTGGTGTCAATATTGTCTGCTTTCAGGAAGCCTGGA CAATGCCTTTTGCTTTCTGCACAAGAGAGAGGGAGCCATGGACAGAGTTTGCTGAGTCTGCTGAAGATGGTTTCACCACTCACTTCTGTCAAAAG ttggcaaaaaaatacaacatgGTGATAGTGTCTCCCATTCTGGAGAGGGATGAGATCCATGGTGGAACACTGTGGAACACGGCAGTTGTTGTCTCGAATACAGGGACTGTCCTGGGAAAAAGCCGGAAAAATCATATTCCTCGTGTGGGAGACTTCAATGAG TCTACATACTATATGGAGGGCAACACTGACCACAGAGTCTTTCAGACACAGTTTGGAAAGATAGCTGTGAACATCTGTTATGGCCGCCACCACCCACTTAACTGGTTAATGTACAGCATGCATGGAGCTGAAATTATCTTCAACCCCTCAGCTACAGTAGGAGCTCTCAG TGAACCGTTGTGGTCAATTGAAGCTAGAAATGCTGCCATTGCTAACCACTGCTTTACTTGTGCCATCAACCGTGTGGGCATG GAATATTTCAAAAATGAATTCACATCTGGAGATGGGAAGAAAG ccCATCATGACTTTGGTTACTTTTATGGCTCCAGCTATGTGGCTGCACCTGATGGCAGTCGGTCACCAGGTCTATCCAGAACCCAAGATGGGTTACTAATAGCAGAACTAGACTTGAACCTAAACCAACAAAGTGCAGACAAGTGGAATTTCAAG aTGACAGGAAGATACGAGTTGTATGCTAAGGAGCTTGCACAAGCGGTCCAGCATGACTTCAAGCCCAATATTGTCAAGGAGTAA
- the upb1 gene encoding beta-ureidopropionase isoform X2, with protein sequence MSECVFESLENTLETYIPDAELGEIKRILYGNELRKLTLPQTALDAALEKDFVLQGYVFEAAPEQLRAPRVVRVGLIQNKIILPTDAPVLDQLAKKYNMVIVSPILERDEIHGGTLWNTAVVVSNTGTVLGKSRKNHIPRVGDFNESTYYMEGNTDHRVFQTQFGKIAVNICYGRHHPLNWLMYSMHGAEIIFNPSATVGALSEPLWSIEARNAAIANHCFTCAINRVGMEYFKNEFTSGDGKKAHHDFGYFYGSSYVAAPDGSRSPGLSRTQDGLLIAELDLNLNQQSADKWNFKMTGRYELYAKELAQAVQHDFKPNIVKE encoded by the exons ATGTCTGAATGTGTATTTGAGTCACTCGAAAATACGTTGGAAACATATATTCCAGATGCGGAACTCGGAGAAATTAAACGCATTTTATATGGAAATGAACTGAG GAAGTTGACCCTACCCCAGACTGCACTGGATGCTGCATTGGAGAAGGATTTTGTTTTGCAGGGTTATGTCTTTGAGGCAGCACCAGAGCAGCTAAGGGCACCTAGGGTTGTGCGGGTGGGACTCATCCAAAACAAGATAATTCTTCCAACTGATGCTCCTGTACTTGACCAA ttggcaaaaaaatacaacatgGTGATAGTGTCTCCCATTCTGGAGAGGGATGAGATCCATGGTGGAACACTGTGGAACACGGCAGTTGTTGTCTCGAATACAGGGACTGTCCTGGGAAAAAGCCGGAAAAATCATATTCCTCGTGTGGGAGACTTCAATGAG TCTACATACTATATGGAGGGCAACACTGACCACAGAGTCTTTCAGACACAGTTTGGAAAGATAGCTGTGAACATCTGTTATGGCCGCCACCACCCACTTAACTGGTTAATGTACAGCATGCATGGAGCTGAAATTATCTTCAACCCCTCAGCTACAGTAGGAGCTCTCAG TGAACCGTTGTGGTCAATTGAAGCTAGAAATGCTGCCATTGCTAACCACTGCTTTACTTGTGCCATCAACCGTGTGGGCATG GAATATTTCAAAAATGAATTCACATCTGGAGATGGGAAGAAAG ccCATCATGACTTTGGTTACTTTTATGGCTCCAGCTATGTGGCTGCACCTGATGGCAGTCGGTCACCAGGTCTATCCAGAACCCAAGATGGGTTACTAATAGCAGAACTAGACTTGAACCTAAACCAACAAAGTGCAGACAAGTGGAATTTCAAG aTGACAGGAAGATACGAGTTGTATGCTAAGGAGCTTGCACAAGCGGTCCAGCATGACTTCAAGCCCAATATTGTCAAGGAGTAA